The following are encoded together in the Elusimicrobiota bacterium genome:
- a CDS encoding Flp family type IVb pilin, with amino-acid sequence MKKMRAWLKEERGQNTVEYLLMLTVVVGVVLIAGVALKKYMPGLFQQIQGMITGAAGQLGSGSN; translated from the coding sequence ATGAAGAAGATGCGCGCTTGGCTCAAGGAAGAGAGAGGCCAGAACACCGTCGAGTATCTGCTCATGCTCACGGTCGTGGTGGGCGTGGTCTTGATCGCCGGTGTGGCCCTGAAGAAGTACATGCCCGGTCTTTTCCAGCAGATCCAGGGCATGATCACCGGAGCCGCCGGCCAGCTCGGGAGCGGATCTAATTAG
- a CDS encoding pilus assembly protein — translation MTKLKRKRSRLGQVVVEMLLILPIFMTIVFTIMELGYLAFWMIMLNHATYEVARIGALVATPRNGGNPQPAKAQAEMNKFMARIIPTAWVESSPEQTLWDPQADVQNHELVVTGKYQVRLVFPISSMLLAKPKGSASRLLEAVVRMPIEQPLQRGESAKGLGGKGGGKFKKGG, via the coding sequence ATGACAAAACTTAAGCGCAAGCGCAGCCGGCTGGGCCAGGTGGTGGTGGAGATGCTGCTCATTCTCCCCATCTTCATGACCATCGTGTTCACGATCATGGAGCTCGGCTACCTTGCCTTCTGGATGATCATGCTCAACCACGCCACCTACGAGGTGGCCCGCATCGGGGCCTTGGTCGCGACTCCCCGCAACGGGGGCAATCCCCAGCCGGCCAAGGCCCAGGCGGAGATGAACAAGTTCATGGCCCGCATCATCCCCACGGCCTGGGTCGAGTCGTCCCCGGAGCAGACCTTGTGGGACCCGCAGGCCGACGTCCAGAACCATGAGCTGGTGGTGACGGGCAAGTACCAGGTGCGTCTGGTGTTTCCCATCAGCAGCATGCTCCTGGCCAAGCCCAAGGGCAGCGCCAGCCGGCTGCTGGAGGCCGTGGTGCGCATGCCCATCGAGCAGCCCCTGCAGCGCGGGGAATCGGCCAAGGGCTTGGGCGGCAAGGGCGGCGGGAAGTTCAAAAAGGGAGGCTGA
- the cpaB gene encoding Flp pilus assembly protein CpaB encodes MEKKGILVPMVLAMAAATVYLMALSSKERALSNSYETGQVLTAKVDIPERTVLKEEMVEPMAVPRKFMEQDGFEVKSPSDIKLISNLVTRVRIPKGNQVTQSALVSLSPEAGLSVKIPPGYRGAIIPIENELKSLIKPGDRVDVLVTFDAVLADNRKEKVTATILQAVLVVAVGTNMGQGLTAKQFKSAGEKEDKTAAFSEKAVISVALNPNESQYLALSTIQGDIRVVLRGLGDLELHPMEMASFRKLFR; translated from the coding sequence ATGGAAAAGAAAGGAATCCTGGTCCCCATGGTCTTGGCGATGGCGGCGGCCACGGTCTACCTCATGGCCTTGTCGAGCAAGGAGAGGGCGCTCAGCAATTCTTACGAGACGGGACAGGTCCTGACGGCCAAGGTGGACATCCCCGAGCGCACCGTGCTCAAGGAAGAGATGGTCGAGCCCATGGCGGTGCCCCGCAAGTTCATGGAGCAGGACGGCTTCGAGGTGAAAAGCCCCTCGGACATCAAGCTCATCTCGAACCTCGTGACCCGGGTGCGCATCCCCAAGGGAAACCAAGTCACGCAGTCGGCCTTGGTTTCCCTGTCGCCGGAGGCGGGACTCAGCGTCAAGATTCCTCCCGGCTACCGCGGGGCTATCATCCCTATTGAGAACGAGCTCAAGAGCCTCATCAAGCCGGGTGACCGGGTGGATGTCTTGGTCACCTTCGACGCGGTTCTGGCCGACAACCGCAAGGAGAAAGTCACGGCCACGATTTTGCAGGCCGTCCTGGTGGTCGCGGTGGGGACCAACATGGGACAGGGCTTGACCGCCAAGCAGTTCAAGTCCGCGGGGGAGAAGGAGGACAAGACCGCGGCCTTCTCGGAGAAGGCCGTGATCAGCGTGGCTTTGAACCCGAATGAGTCCCAATATTTGGCCCTCTCCACGATTCAGGGCGATATCCGGGTGGTTTTGCGCGGCTTGGGAGATTTGGAGCTTCACCCGATGGAGATGGCGAGCTTTAGGAAATTGTTTCGCTGA
- a CDS encoding type II and III secretion system protein: MRQLVKAAVILALLAPGLCAQPEDSLIAISADIVEIAGSNQRDVGFVWGPFQTGINFAEQQIPGIYTIGDFARQTALQASLKMLETEGKAQLLSNPKVIVQAGADAASFIVGDKLPFPVCGNQGCTAEFKDAGTILNIAPVINPNKKETIRATFQLEVSNPDFSKAVQIGNATVPTIVTRQLQSTVELKSGETLVIGGLKSSRKNVSKTRVPFLGRIPILGLLFTTTSIIEEQKSLFLFITMEIVK, from the coding sequence ATGAGGCAACTAGTTAAAGCGGCAGTGATATTGGCGCTGTTGGCGCCGGGGCTTTGCGCTCAGCCCGAGGATTCGCTCATCGCCATCTCGGCGGACATCGTCGAGATAGCGGGGTCGAACCAGCGGGACGTGGGATTCGTTTGGGGGCCCTTTCAGACCGGGATCAACTTCGCCGAGCAGCAGATCCCGGGGATTTACACGATAGGCGATTTCGCGCGGCAGACCGCGCTGCAGGCTTCGTTGAAGATGCTAGAGACCGAGGGCAAGGCCCAGCTTCTCTCCAATCCCAAGGTGATCGTCCAGGCGGGCGCGGACGCCGCGAGCTTCATCGTGGGCGACAAGCTGCCCTTCCCGGTCTGCGGCAACCAGGGCTGCACCGCGGAATTCAAGGATGCCGGCACGATTTTAAACATCGCTCCCGTGATCAACCCGAACAAGAAGGAGACCATCCGCGCGACCTTCCAGCTCGAGGTGTCCAACCCCGACTTCTCCAAGGCCGTCCAGATCGGCAACGCCACCGTGCCCACCATAGTCACCCGCCAGCTCCAGAGCACCGTGGAGCTAAAAAGCGGGGAGACCTTGGTGATCGGGGGACTCAAGTCCAGCCGCAAGAACGTCTCCAAGACCCGGGTCCCCTTCCTGGGCCGGATCCCGATTTTGGGCCTTTTGTTCACGACCACCAGCATTATCGAGGAGCAGAAGTCCCTGTTCCTGTTCATCACGATGGAGATTGTTAAGTAG
- the tadA gene encoding Flp pilus assembly complex ATPase component TadA — METERGKEPNRVVVFTGPKEGVGKSTLALNLALAWAGSQNRKVILVHMDPLCRNDLSFQLGVNPPTLASMVQLAGDNPTGLGRLLRGRIPMTAWGVGLLPLASKRSEIFSLSPQLIVKVLGSLAESYDLFLDVDPYFPMQVFAFDLADLVYWVCLPQRGHFEATYSLFNEIKALHFPLEKFEVVVNQANLPGALAPKEVDKFFHAMQKRVLAYMPWEDLIPEYANTQKIVVVESMQSDWVKSLRLVLGRTMEVKPTLKAWESSLSAEELHQAADFLWRPAVGAADGAGSARPKSAAPATAASTPVPEFWDDLKTKLHKLVVSAMETERIRISDDAGQNEENRSKVSGIIENLIQKESNLPLSRAQREQFITELVDEILGLGPLQALTRDPSVNEIMVNAHDKIYIERAGKLVLLPIRFRNDEQVIQVIKRIVAPIGRRIDESVPLVDARLKDGSRVNAIIAPLAVSGPTLTIRRFSAKPFTFKQLVGFGAATPDMVEFLKSCVILRKNIIISGGTGTGKTTFLNMLSNFIPEDERIITVEDTAELKLMQEHWIRLESRPPNIEGKGEITIRDLVKNCLRMRPDRIVVGECRGAEALDMLQAMNTGHEGSLATIHANTPNDAISRLAAMCLMAGTDLPMSVLTDMIASAVHMFVQLTRFSDGKRRVTYITEVTGRDGVKILTKDIFRFNQTTVTEQGQTIGYFTGSGHVPSFQEEFKLKGLSVPTSIYKETKDPNAPGPGPRSQ; from the coding sequence ATGGAAACCGAACGCGGCAAAGAACCCAACCGGGTGGTAGTCTTCACCGGCCCCAAGGAAGGGGTCGGAAAGAGCACGCTCGCCCTGAACCTCGCCTTGGCCTGGGCCGGAAGCCAGAACCGAAAGGTAATCCTGGTCCACATGGACCCGCTCTGCCGCAACGATTTGAGCTTCCAGTTGGGGGTCAACCCCCCAACCTTGGCCAGCATGGTCCAATTGGCCGGGGACAACCCCACGGGCTTAGGAAGGCTCCTGCGCGGCCGCATCCCCATGACCGCGTGGGGGGTGGGGCTCCTGCCCTTGGCCTCCAAGCGCTCCGAGATATTCTCGCTGTCTCCCCAGCTTATCGTGAAGGTTTTGGGATCGCTCGCGGAGAGTTACGATCTCTTCCTGGACGTCGATCCCTACTTCCCGATGCAGGTCTTCGCCTTCGACCTGGCCGACCTGGTCTATTGGGTGTGCCTCCCGCAGCGGGGTCATTTCGAGGCCACCTACTCCCTCTTCAACGAGATCAAGGCCCTGCATTTCCCGCTCGAGAAGTTCGAGGTCGTGGTCAACCAAGCCAACCTCCCCGGGGCCCTGGCCCCCAAGGAGGTGGATAAGTTCTTCCATGCCATGCAGAAGCGGGTGCTGGCCTACATGCCTTGGGAGGACCTGATTCCCGAGTACGCCAACACTCAGAAAATCGTGGTGGTCGAGTCCATGCAGAGCGATTGGGTCAAATCCTTGCGCCTGGTCCTGGGCCGCACCATGGAGGTCAAGCCCACGCTCAAGGCCTGGGAGAGCTCGCTTTCCGCCGAGGAGCTTCACCAGGCCGCCGACTTTCTCTGGAGGCCGGCGGTGGGTGCTGCCGACGGCGCCGGCTCGGCCCGCCCCAAGAGCGCCGCGCCCGCGACAGCGGCATCCACCCCCGTGCCCGAGTTTTGGGATGACCTAAAGACCAAGCTCCACAAGCTCGTGGTCTCGGCCATGGAAACCGAGCGCATTAGGATCTCCGACGACGCCGGGCAGAACGAGGAGAACCGCAGCAAGGTTTCCGGGATCATCGAGAACCTCATTCAAAAGGAGTCGAATCTCCCCTTGAGCCGCGCCCAGCGCGAGCAGTTCATCACGGAGCTCGTCGATGAGATCCTGGGTCTGGGGCCGCTCCAGGCCTTGACCCGCGACCCCTCGGTCAACGAAATCATGGTCAACGCCCACGACAAGATATATATCGAGCGCGCGGGCAAGCTCGTGCTCCTGCCCATTCGCTTCCGCAACGACGAGCAGGTGATCCAAGTCATCAAGAGGATCGTGGCCCCGATCGGCCGGCGCATCGACGAGTCGGTGCCCCTGGTGGACGCGCGCTTGAAGGACGGCTCGCGCGTCAACGCCATCATCGCCCCCTTGGCCGTCTCGGGCCCGACGCTCACCATACGCCGCTTCTCGGCCAAGCCCTTCACCTTCAAGCAGCTCGTGGGCTTCGGGGCCGCCACGCCGGACATGGTGGAGTTCCTCAAGAGCTGCGTCATCCTGCGCAAGAACATCATCATCTCGGGCGGAACCGGCACCGGAAAGACCACCTTCCTCAATATGCTCTCGAACTTCATCCCCGAGGACGAACGCATCATCACGGTCGAGGACACCGCGGAGCTCAAGCTCATGCAGGAGCACTGGATCAGGCTCGAGAGCCGCCCCCCCAACATCGAGGGCAAGGGAGAGATCACGATCCGCGACCTCGTCAAGAACTGCCTGCGCATGCGCCCCGATCGGATCGTGGTCGGCGAGTGCCGCGGCGCCGAGGCCCTGGACATGCTCCAGGCCATGAACACCGGCCACGAGGGTTCGCTGGCCACCATCCACGCCAACACCCCCAACGACGCCATCTCTCGCTTGGCCGCCATGTGCTTGATGGCGGGAACCGACCTCCCCATGTCGGTGCTCACCGACATGATCGCGAGCGCTGTCCACATGTTCGTGCAGCTCACCCGCTTCTCGGACGGCAAGCGCCGCGTGACCTACATCACCGAGGTGACCGGGCGCGACGGCGTCAAGATCCTGACCAAGGATATTTTTCGGTTCAACCAAACCACGGTCACCGAGCAGGGCCAGACCATCGGCTATTTCACCGGCTCCGGGCATGTCCCCAGCTTCCAGGAGGAGTTCAAGCTCAAGGGTTTGAGCGTGCCGACCTCCATTTACAAGGAGACCAAGGATCCCAACGCGCCCGGGCCCGGGCCGAGGTCGCAATGA
- a CDS encoding type II secretion system F family protein codes for MTARLLFLSALLGLAAPLRAQVFTPAEVKHLADKNDGAEARMQKFYHYFKRDRDPSLPVPAWVDQTLEAMLKRPVWQDPEEGILNEAQLWQAPASVLYEFFELTRKTFLPADGGQLANPTSLIRDYEDNRIRFQMSLDRLYRARLGSSLSGRGRSVISDFDLIIKEMDTLMDALTSGRVTCEAHDDKSCYKQAVMAIGALSRNAYDVLHAPPRGYAPPGSEKKASPVAAYVFKLLGILLMFTTGWLVGSLNEAKISDWADKYRAKAKEWAYEYERQFLTIKINYLVGGPAALGLLIGILTFDPFGFVIFSGFGIYCGLILPGWLLRNIRFRRGMKCEAQLMDAMILMSNGLKSGIDLVQCIELVQRDLQPPISEEFGLCIKNYQLGTPLERALEGVEERVQSRLLSYMIKAVVIQRTVGGNLTKIFDRIVDNIREESKLVEKTAALTAQQRIQAIVVGIMPWVMLIVMFLFQPGPMKEFYFTGLGFMVLLFCTVWIAIGMKVVNKLGDIQV; via the coding sequence ATGACGGCGAGGCTCCTCTTCTTGTCGGCGCTCCTGGGTCTGGCCGCTCCCTTGCGCGCCCAAGTCTTCACCCCGGCCGAGGTCAAGCATTTGGCGGACAAGAACGACGGGGCCGAGGCGCGCATGCAGAAGTTCTACCACTACTTCAAGCGCGACCGCGACCCGAGCCTCCCGGTTCCGGCCTGGGTGGACCAGACCTTGGAGGCCATGTTGAAAAGGCCGGTTTGGCAGGATCCCGAGGAGGGGATATTGAACGAGGCCCAGCTATGGCAGGCGCCGGCCTCCGTGCTCTACGAGTTTTTCGAGCTGACCAGGAAGACCTTCCTGCCGGCCGACGGGGGGCAGCTGGCCAACCCAACCTCGCTTATCCGGGATTACGAGGACAACCGCATCCGCTTCCAGATGTCTTTGGACCGGCTCTACCGGGCGAGACTCGGGAGCTCTCTCTCCGGCCGGGGGCGCTCCGTGATCTCGGACTTTGACCTCATCATCAAGGAGATGGACACCTTGATGGACGCCCTGACCTCGGGGCGCGTCACCTGCGAGGCCCATGACGACAAGTCCTGCTACAAGCAGGCCGTGATGGCCATCGGGGCCTTGAGCCGCAACGCCTATGATGTCCTCCACGCGCCCCCGCGGGGCTACGCCCCGCCGGGATCCGAGAAAAAGGCCTCGCCCGTCGCGGCCTATGTCTTCAAGCTCCTGGGAATCCTCCTGATGTTTACGACCGGCTGGCTGGTGGGCAGCCTCAACGAGGCCAAGATCAGCGATTGGGCCGATAAATACAGGGCCAAGGCCAAGGAGTGGGCCTACGAGTACGAGCGGCAGTTCTTGACCATCAAGATAAACTACCTGGTCGGCGGGCCGGCGGCCTTGGGCCTGCTCATCGGGATACTGACCTTCGACCCCTTCGGCTTCGTCATTTTTTCGGGCTTCGGGATTTACTGCGGGCTGATCCTTCCCGGCTGGCTTCTGCGCAACATCCGATTTAGGCGCGGCATGAAATGCGAGGCCCAGCTCATGGACGCCATGATCTTGATGTCCAACGGACTTAAGTCCGGCATAGATCTTGTGCAGTGCATCGAGCTCGTCCAGAGAGACCTCCAGCCCCCGATCTCCGAGGAGTTCGGCCTTTGCATCAAGAATTACCAGCTCGGGACTCCCTTGGAGAGGGCCCTGGAAGGAGTGGAGGAGCGGGTGCAGAGCCGGCTTCTTTCCTACATGATCAAGGCCGTGGTCATTCAGCGGACCGTGGGAGGAAACCTCACCAAGATCTTCGACCGCATCGTTGATAACATACGCGAGGAGTCCAAGCTCGTGGAAAAGACCGCCGCGCTCACGGCCCAGCAGCGCATCCAGGCGATCGTGGTCGGGATCATGCCCTGGGTCATGCTCATCGTGATGTTCCTGTTCCAGCCGGGCCCCATGAAGGAGTTCTACTTCACGGGCCTGGGGTTCATGGTGCTTCTCTTCTGCACGGTCTGGATCGCCATCGGCATGAAGGTCGTCAATAAGCTGGGAGACATCCAGGTTTAG
- a CDS encoding type II secretion system F family protein, whose product MNDQFLHYFLLVVGVLGSVAAYTAAHRLLSPPPEEDASDLSRLAGKQVGTTSAFSSLNPKGSALDRLDLFLLRAFHLDVRLEELYMMMGRPEKPTPLQMLHMKELAALGFAGLAYLLTDSLFSVVFSALGFILPDLVFSSRIRARQTEIMRNFPTLVDLAALTIEAGLDYMNAFDRILKSSKKKTELELEMGKVINEISLGYSRRDALKRLALRTGLQEIRSFVGLIVQSDELGTSLVELLRNYAADMRFRRLNKAEKLAAQASTKMLIPLFIFIFPTVFIMMLAPMMKSLMSGGLGF is encoded by the coding sequence ATGAACGACCAATTCCTCCACTATTTTCTCCTGGTCGTCGGGGTCCTGGGCTCGGTCGCGGCCTACACCGCGGCCCACAGGCTCCTGTCCCCGCCTCCGGAGGAGGACGCTTCCGACCTCTCCAGGCTCGCCGGCAAGCAGGTCGGCACCACCTCGGCCTTCTCGAGCTTGAACCCCAAGGGGAGCGCCCTCGACCGCCTGGACCTTTTCCTCCTGAGGGCCTTCCATCTGGATGTCAGGCTCGAGGAGCTCTACATGATGATGGGTCGGCCGGAAAAACCCACTCCCCTCCAGATGCTGCACATGAAGGAGCTGGCGGCCCTGGGTTTCGCGGGCCTAGCTTATCTTCTCACCGACTCGCTCTTCTCCGTGGTTTTCTCGGCCTTGGGCTTCATCCTGCCGGATCTTGTCTTCAGCTCACGGATCCGCGCGCGCCAGACAGAGATCATGCGCAACTTCCCGACCTTGGTGGATTTGGCGGCCTTGACCATCGAGGCCGGCCTCGACTACATGAACGCCTTCGACAGGATACTGAAAAGCTCGAAAAAGAAGACCGAGCTCGAGCTCGAGATGGGCAAGGTCATCAACGAGATTTCGCTCGGCTACTCCCGCCGGGACGCATTGAAGCGCCTGGCCCTGCGCACGGGCCTGCAGGAGATCCGCTCCTTCGTTGGGCTCATCGTCCAGTCCGACGAGCTAGGCACGAGCCTGGTCGAGCTCCTGCGCAATTACGCCGCGGACATGCGCTTCAGGCGCCTGAACAAGGCGGAGAAGCTCGCGGCCCAGGCCTCGACCAAGATGCTCATCCCGCTTTTCATCTTCATTTTCCCGACCGTCTTCATCATGATGCTGGCTCCCATGATGAAATCCCTCATGTCGGGGGGGCTGGGGTTCTGA
- a CDS encoding response regulator transcription factor, with the protein MRINVVYASREPNRAGAILEALSGSGMSVTTAQKAKEVLGLLAHRGCDLLLVGQKLADDEGVSLVKTLRAKAQTKQLPIVALVEHAEAPAGPDKPRNTAYALFSQKTAETMKRLESNSAHPGAGVVAPGAFARDRVSLRLAFFQAGADECLSLNWDMAECIARIKAVLRRTQVSSSEEVIQMGEIELNLTSYTLHVAGKKVPLTSKELDLLYVFLSSANRVLSRPYLIERVWGYNYFGSPRTVDVHVRRLREKLGPAARFITTIPCVGYKLIPPGAEMRR; encoded by the coding sequence ATGCGCATCAACGTTGTCTACGCCAGCCGCGAGCCCAACCGCGCCGGAGCCATCTTGGAGGCTCTTTCCGGAAGCGGGATGTCGGTGACGACGGCGCAGAAGGCCAAGGAAGTCCTGGGCCTTCTAGCCCACCGCGGCTGCGACCTGCTTCTGGTCGGCCAGAAACTGGCCGACGACGAGGGCGTGAGTCTCGTCAAGACCCTGCGCGCCAAGGCCCAGACCAAGCAGCTCCCCATCGTGGCTTTGGTCGAGCACGCCGAGGCTCCCGCTGGCCCGGATAAGCCCAGGAACACGGCCTACGCCCTTTTCAGCCAAAAGACGGCGGAGACCATGAAGCGGCTCGAGAGCAACTCCGCGCATCCCGGGGCGGGAGTCGTTGCCCCGGGGGCCTTCGCCCGAGACAGGGTCTCCCTGCGCCTGGCCTTCTTCCAGGCTGGGGCCGACGAGTGCCTTTCCCTCAACTGGGACATGGCCGAGTGCATCGCCCGCATTAAGGCCGTGCTGCGCCGAACCCAAGTGAGCAGTTCTGAGGAAGTTATTCAAATGGGCGAGATCGAGCTCAACCTCACCAGCTACACCTTGCACGTCGCGGGCAAGAAGGTCCCGCTCACCTCCAAGGAGCTCGACCTCCTCTATGTTTTCCTGAGTTCGGCCAACCGGGTCTTGAGCCGCCCCTATCTCATCGAGCGCGTTTGGGGCTACAATTATTTCGGTTCGCCGCGAACCGTGGACGTCCATGTGCGCCGTCTGCGCGAGAAGCTGGGCCCCGCCGCGCGCTTCATCACGACGATTCCCTGCGTGGGCTACAAGCTGATTCCGCCGGGCGCGGAAATGCGGAGGTAG
- a CDS encoding response regulator transcription factor produces the protein MTSNAKAPKLLIIDDDAHLRESLAEVLELEGFECHQAGAAQPGIAAAGKLNPDVVIMDIQLPDSSGFQICQELRKRSKTTILIMMTGRFLSAEEKKQGFELGADEYMTKPFDLAELSIRIRQLLSRNQ, from the coding sequence ATGACCAGCAACGCCAAAGCCCCCAAACTTTTGATCATTGACGACGACGCGCATCTCAGGGAGAGCCTGGCCGAGGTCCTGGAGCTCGAGGGCTTCGAGTGCCACCAGGCCGGGGCGGCCCAGCCCGGCATCGCGGCAGCCGGTAAGCTGAACCCCGACGTCGTCATCATGGACATCCAGCTTCCCGACTCATCGGGCTTCCAGATATGCCAGGAGCTGCGCAAGAGGTCCAAGACCACCATTCTCATCATGATGACCGGGCGCTTTCTCTCCGCCGAGGAGAAGAAACAGGGCTTCGAGCTCGGGGCCGATGAATATATGACCAAGCCCTTCGATCTGGCCGAGCTTTCCATCCGCATCCGCCAGCTTTTGTCCCGGAATCAATAA
- a CDS encoding HAMP domain-containing protein — MAAVTRRGKLAYKILFWFLLISLAPMGVVGYHLVNISQSSLRKETLAMQEALAVGFADTVYKYVMNFKNVLAETSGLEEFTGMNPVKQQQYLNRIIQVHLAILELSVVNADGTETLRTGRYLGPSPEMRQLSKDESFVTAMSRGQYIGKLERFQGLYPAMTLAVAILDPKAQPPKPMGVLSAKVSLNGLSALLSIEFPQTGKGSAAVVHPDGFLIAHSNYKEVYRPDAKLSDDILKVVTTQTSEKGGGEIELSGGERLLGAYSDVKDLGWVVYIQQPVETAYQTAAEMRRQIFRVFLWVVLFTVILSLAVANHITQPVRLLREAADRLGRGQFEDMPEMMLTNDEIGDLAQTFLAMSDSLKEKTGELIHAKQELEKFTKFLEKRVEARTRELKAAQDELIKKERLAAIGQMASVVGHEIRNPLAVINNSIYFIKTKLGAALDSDPKIAKHIKIIESEIQQANGIINEILTYSRQRELKPERVLLNSFLDELLSVYPFPAHIKVEKAFDAANPMVDIDPTEMQQALRNLIGNAIEVMPASGRVAVRTRLSEEGGAAAAVIEIADSGPGIPQDVLDKIFTPFFTTKARGTGLGLAVVRKVVDRHNGRVDVESVVGRGTVFRLFLPVAQKIVNTVKS; from the coding sequence ATGGCAGCGGTGACTAGGCGCGGCAAGCTCGCCTACAAGATTCTATTCTGGTTCCTGCTCATCTCCCTGGCCCCCATGGGAGTGGTGGGCTACCATCTGGTCAACATCTCCCAGTCTTCCTTGCGCAAGGAAACCTTGGCCATGCAGGAGGCCTTGGCCGTTGGGTTTGCGGACACGGTCTACAAGTACGTGATGAACTTCAAGAACGTGCTGGCCGAGACCTCTGGCCTCGAGGAATTCACTGGCATGAACCCGGTCAAGCAGCAGCAGTACCTGAACCGGATCATCCAGGTTCACCTGGCCATCCTCGAGCTTTCCGTGGTCAATGCGGACGGAACCGAGACTTTGAGGACCGGGCGCTACCTCGGCCCCTCCCCCGAGATGCGCCAGCTCTCCAAGGACGAGTCCTTCGTCACGGCCATGTCTCGCGGGCAGTATATCGGCAAGCTCGAGCGCTTCCAGGGTCTGTACCCGGCCATGACCTTGGCCGTGGCCATCCTCGATCCCAAGGCCCAGCCGCCCAAGCCCATGGGCGTGCTTTCGGCCAAGGTCAGCTTGAACGGCCTCTCGGCTCTCTTGAGCATCGAGTTCCCGCAGACCGGAAAGGGCTCCGCCGCCGTGGTCCACCCCGACGGTTTCCTGATCGCCCACTCCAATTACAAGGAGGTCTACAGGCCGGACGCCAAGCTCAGCGACGACATCCTAAAAGTCGTCACCACCCAGACCAGCGAGAAGGGCGGCGGCGAGATCGAGCTTTCGGGCGGAGAGCGTCTGTTGGGCGCCTATTCCGACGTCAAGGACCTGGGCTGGGTGGTCTATATTCAACAGCCTGTCGAGACGGCATACCAGACCGCGGCCGAGATGCGCCGCCAGATTTTCCGCGTTTTTCTTTGGGTCGTGCTCTTCACCGTCATCCTCTCGCTGGCGGTGGCCAACCACATCACCCAGCCGGTCAGGCTTCTTCGGGAAGCCGCCGACAGGCTGGGCAGGGGGCAGTTCGAGGATATGCCCGAGATGATGCTGACCAACGACGAGATCGGGGATCTCGCCCAGACCTTCCTCGCCATGAGCGACTCCTTGAAGGAGAAGACGGGCGAGCTCATCCACGCCAAGCAAGAGCTCGAGAAATTCACGAAGTTTCTCGAGAAGCGTGTCGAGGCCCGGACCCGGGAGCTCAAGGCCGCGCAGGACGAGCTCATCAAGAAGGAGCGCCTGGCCGCCATCGGGCAGATGGCATCGGTGGTGGGCCATGAGATCCGCAACCCCTTGGCCGTCATCAACAACTCCATCTACTTCATCAAGACCAAGCTCGGCGCGGCTCTCGATTCCGACCCCAAGATCGCCAAGCATATCAAGATCATCGAATCCGAGATCCAGCAGGCCAATGGGATCATCAACGAGATCCTCACCTACTCTCGCCAGAGGGAGCTCAAACCAGAGCGAGTGCTCTTGAACAGCTTCCTGGACGAGCTTCTCTCCGTCTACCCTTTCCCGGCCCACATCAAGGTCGAGAAGGCCTTCGACGCGGCCAACCCCATGGTGGACATTGATCCTACGGAGATGCAGCAGGCCTTGAGAAACCTCATCGGCAACGCCATCGAGGTGATGCCCGCCTCGGGCCGGGTCGCGGTGCGCACGCGCCTGTCGGAGGAGGGCGGGGCGGCCGCCGCCGTCATCGAGATCGCCGACTCCGGACCTGGCATCCCGCAGGACGTCCTCGACAAAATATTCACCCCGTTTTTCACCACCAAGGCCCGCGGCACGGGCTTGGGCCTGGCGGTGGTGCGCAAGGTCGTGGATCGCCACAACGGACGGGTGGATGTCGAGAGCGTGGTGGGGCGGGGCACGGTGTTCCGCCTATTCCTGCCCGTGGCCCAGAAAATCGTCAATACCGTGAAGAGCTGA